Proteins co-encoded in one Juglans regia cultivar Chandler chromosome 16, Walnut 2.0, whole genome shotgun sequence genomic window:
- the LOC109003136 gene encoding uncharacterized protein At3g61260-like, translating into MRSVEDKGCYNHGSTAEISTSSATSFEFHKGNGANTRNHRTALGKPTPSKWDDAQKWLVGLSRVGEKSQSKTKPRNSNADDLRLIAPVPQKEQDYSSGEEDEGEEEQNGCAVSAMTDQYGVETKKVDESVWRSGKPSESSTPAVRSICVRDMGTEMTPAASLEPSRTATPIRATTPAARSPVASGSSTPVRCQNGKQNEGYQTDGRGEAIPIGRGSGASRQCGGDSNDCNRPDQNKNSDQGKTMSPLESRAMAWDEAERAKYMARYKREEVKIQAWENHEKRKAEMAMRKMEVKAERLKARAQERLANKLAATRRIAEEKRANAEAELNEKAAKTSETADYIRRTGHLPYTFSFKLPSLCW; encoded by the exons ATGAGATCTGTAGAGGATAAGGGGTGTTACAACCATGGGTCAACGGCTGAGATTTCAACTAGCAGTGCCACTAGTTTTGAGTTTCACAAAGGTAATGGAGCTAATACCCGCAATCATAGGACTGCCTTGGGTAAACCGACACCCTCAAAATGGGACGATGCACAAAAATGGCTGGTTGGATTGTcaagagtgggagaaaaaagcCAGTCGAAAACCAAGCCACGGAATTCAAATGCTGATGACCTGAGACTAATAGCTCCTGTTCCACAAAAGGAGCAGGATTACTCGAGCGGTGAGGAGGATGAAGGTGAAGAAGAACAAAATGGATGTGCCGTTTCTGCAATGACAGATCAGTATGGAGTGGAAACAAAGAAGGTGGACGAGTCAGTTTGGCGTAGCGGTAAGCCTTCAGAGAGTTCAACACCGGCTGTGCGATCAATATGTGTGAGGGACATGGGAACTGAGATGACCCCAGCTGCAAGCCTTGAGCCTTCAAGAACAGCCACCCCGATTAGAGCCACAACTCCTGCAGCAAGGAGCCCTGTAGCTTCGGGATCCTCCACCCCAGTCAGGTGTCAAAATGGAAAGCAAAACGAGGGGTATCAGACTGATGGCAGAGGAGAAGCCATTCCTATTGGCAGGGGGAGTGGGGCGAGCAGACAGTGCGGAGGCGACTCAAATGATTGCAATAGGCCTGATCAGAACAAGAATTCAGATCAAGGTAAAACGATGAGTCCTTTAGAAAGCAGAGCAATGGCTTGGGATGAGGCAGAACGTGCCAAATACATGGCAAG GTATAAGCGTGAAGAGGTGAAGATACAAGCCTGGGAAAATCATGAGAAGAGGAAGGCTGAGATGGCAATGAGGAAAATGGag gTGAAAGCTGAGAGATTGAAAGCAAGGGCACAAGAGAGATTGGCAAACAAACTTGCTGCAACTAGAAGAATAGCTGAAGAAAAGCGCGCAAATGCCGAGGCCGAACTGAATGAGAAAGCAGCAAAGACTTCTGAGACAGCAGATTATATAAGAAGGACGGGTCACTTGCCCTATACATTCTCATTCAAGTTGCCTTCTCTTTGCTGGTAG